A part of Spirochaetae bacterium HGW-Spirochaetae-1 genomic DNA contains:
- the maf gene encoding septum formation protein Maf, whose amino-acid sequence MKIILASASPRRRQLLSLIIPRFDVLVPLVDETHTPGEGPMDFTERVSREKMDYILGSLEPGKDRELIITSDTIVTIDDLILGKPSDFTDAMRKISLLNGRTHRVVTGMTLCVRNGAVQDPVTMLTALEATEVTFKNLSRDGLKEYLDSIEYMDKAGAYAFQENGRMIVESFRGSVTNVIGFPLRLLFRMLHELDITGPVLLQED is encoded by the coding sequence ATGAAGATAATTCTCGCTTCAGCATCACCGCGAAGACGGCAGCTGCTTTCGCTTATCATTCCCCGCTTCGATGTTCTGGTTCCCCTCGTAGACGAGACCCATACACCGGGAGAAGGACCCATGGATTTTACCGAGCGGGTATCGCGGGAAAAAATGGATTACATCCTGGGTTCGCTGGAACCGGGAAAGGACCGGGAGCTCATCATTACTTCGGACACGATCGTAACCATCGACGACCTTATCCTGGGCAAACCATCGGACTTTACCGACGCCATGAGAAAGATATCACTTCTCAACGGCAGGACCCACCGCGTGGTCACGGGCATGACGCTCTGCGTCAGAAATGGCGCCGTTCAAGACCCCGTCACCATGCTGACGGCCCTTGAAGCAACCGAGGTGACATTCAAAAATCTTTCCCGTGACGGACTGAAAGAGTATCTTGATTCCATTGAATACATGGACAAGGCCGGCGCCTACGCCTTTCAGGAGAACGGCCGCATGATCGTTGAGAGCTTCAGGGGGTCCGTCACCAACGTGATCGGCTTTCCACTGAGGCTTCTTTTCAGAATGCTCCATGAGCTGGATATAACCGGGCCGGTACTGCTGCAGGAAGACTGA